GTTGAGAAAGCTTATTTTGCAGGGGATGTTTTCTGTAAAGCTTATTATGGGACTACTTCAGATACTTTAACTATGAAGGCAACAGTTAAAGACAGCTACGGTTATCGTGAAGATGGAACTGTTACTTTTAAAGTCAATGGTAAATCATACACTGTTAAAACTAAAAATGGGGTCGCCACTAAAACAGTTAAAATAAAAAAAGCCGGAACATACACTTATTCTGCTATATTTAAATCTGGAAATTATTTAGATAAGGGTGTCGGCAAAGCTAAATTATATGTTTACAGCACTTCAAAAAAAGCAAGAACTTTTAATGTAAAAGAATATAAGATTGTAGTGCCGTTATCCAAATATAAAAAACTTGTAGCTGCTAAAAATACAAATAAACCAGTTTTTTATGAAATTAATACAAATAAATTCATAAAACAAACATATAGACATTATTACAATGGCAATAATTATGTGTACAAAAGTGTCAAAGCAAGAGGAATAATATGCATTTCATTTGGAGGAAAACAGGGACTTCAAACTGCACCTCCAAACAAATATTCTTTGTTTTTATTCACTAGATATCAGTTCCCTGACAGCTTCTGTACTCCTAGAATAGGCGGACAAAAAATCAGCAGTGAAATAAACAAATTAAGTAAAGCTAAAACAAGGTAATATGCTGTTTTAAGCATATTTCCCATTATTTTTTTTATGTAAGTGTTAATTAAATCAATACCTCTTTTTTTCTCAGATTGAATTTGAATTAAATGGTAATGGCTGTTAATAAAGATGTTATTTAACTTCGTGCATATAAGGCTTTTT
This sequence is a window from uncultured Methanobrevibacter sp.. Protein-coding genes within it:
- a CDS encoding Ig-like domain-containing protein; protein product: MKFKSLIVLGALLLVLFVGVGITAANENTTASVELNAEVNSNYNTEDIVLGIETTSDDVYGDEKVVIIDITDYNGYSGDKKVLDYEEQFISCKVKDGADYIDDAYVCMYDEKGNEYEVWWDEENGYYWVEDKLPVGNHEITICLEDSYYTADPLVNSVVVEKAYFAGDVFCKAYYGTTSDTLTMKATVKDSYGYREDGTVTFKVNGKSYTVKTKNGVATKTVKIKKAGTYTYSAIFKSGNYLDKGVGKAKLYVYSTSKKARTFNVKEYKIVVPLSKYKKLVAAKNTNKPVFYEINTNKFIKQTYRHYYNGNNYVYKSVKARGIICISFGGKQGLQTAPPNKYSLFLFTRYQFPDSFCTPRIGGQKISSEINKLSKAKTR